A part of Patescibacteria group bacterium genomic DNA contains:
- the recA gene encoding recombinase RecA, with protein sequence MVNKKDELNENQDRVASRVKAAEEAVRQIRQRFGEGSIMKLKEARVMDVEAVPTGCLSLDLALGIGGVPRGRIIEIYGPEMSGKTTLALHVLAEVQKLGGVGAFVDAEHALDPSYADKIGVNIEDLLISQPDTGEQALEIVETLVRSNGIDVIIVDSVAALTPKAEIEGEMGDHHMALQARLMSQALRKLASIISKTKTVVIFINQTRMKIGVFFGNPETTTGGMALKFYSSVRIEVKRAAQIKKGEQTVGNRVKVKIVKNKVAPPFRTCEFDIMYNEGISLTGDLIDLGGKHGVIEKSGNTLSYGENKLGVGKENVREFLRANSKIVTQLKKDVIKAVKEAEKEDKK encoded by the coding sequence ATGGTTAATAAAAAAGATGAGTTAAACGAAAATCAAGACAGAGTGGCTAGTCGAGTCAAAGCAGCCGAAGAAGCTGTTAGACAAATTCGTCAACGTTTTGGTGAAGGATCAATAATGAAGCTTAAAGAAGCTAGAGTTATGGATGTTGAAGCCGTGCCAACGGGTTGTTTATCTCTAGATTTGGCCTTGGGAATTGGTGGTGTGCCTCGTGGCAGAATTATTGAAATTTATGGTCCGGAAATGTCGGGTAAAACTACCTTAGCCTTACATGTTTTAGCTGAGGTTCAAAAGCTGGGCGGGGTAGGCGCTTTTGTTGATGCCGAGCATGCCTTGGATCCGTCTTATGCTGATAAAATCGGAGTTAATATTGAAGATTTATTAATCTCACAACCAGACACTGGTGAACAGGCCTTGGAAATTGTTGAAACCCTAGTTCGTTCCAATGGCATTGATGTAATTATTGTTGATTCGGTGGCTGCTTTAACGCCTAAGGCTGAAATTGAAGGCGAAATGGGTGATCATCATATGGCTTTACAAGCGCGATTAATGTCTCAAGCCTTAAGAAAATTAGCGAGCATAATTTCTAAAACTAAAACCGTGGTGATTTTTATTAATCAAACTCGCATGAAGATTGGAGTATTTTTCGGTAATCCAGAAACTACGACTGGCGGTATGGCATTAAAATTTTATTCTTCAGTTAGAATCGAAGTTAAACGCGCAGCGCAAATTAAAAAAGGCGAGCAGACGGTTGGTAATCGAGTTAAAGTTAAAATAGTTAAAAATAAAGTCGCGCCACCTTTTAGAACTTGTGAATTTGATATTATGTATAACGAGGGCATTTCTTTGACTGGAGATTTAATTGATTTAGGTGGTAAACATGGAGTAATCGAAAAAAGTGGTAATACCCTGTCTTATGGAGAAAATAAGTTGGGCGTAGGCAAAGAGAATGTGCGTGAATTTTTAAGGGCGAATTCGAAAATAGTTACTCAGCTTAAAAAAGATGTAATCAAAGCAGTTAAAGAAGCTGAGAAAGAAGACAAAAAGTAA
- the ssb gene encoding single-stranded DNA-binding protein, with protein sequence MDLNKVSLIGRLTRDPETRTTPQNVNVVSFGLATNLIWTDQSGNRQEKVEYHNLVAWRKLADICSQYLHKGDRIYLEGRLETRSWEDQNGAKHSRTEIVAQNMIMLDTKGGNNSNRPSAPVDSTPREEEINVEEIPF encoded by the coding sequence ATGGATTTAAATAAAGTTTCTTTGATCGGTCGCTTAACTCGCGATCCCGAAACTCGCACTACTCCACAAAATGTCAATGTGGTTTCTTTTGGTTTAGCTACCAATTTAATTTGGACTGACCAAAGTGGCAATCGCCAAGAAAAAGTTGAATACCATAATCTCGTTGCTTGGCGTAAACTGGCCGATATTTGTTCACAATATCTCCACAAAGGTGACCGCATTTATTTAGAAGGTCGTTTAGAGACTCGTTCCTGGGAAGATCAAAATGGCGCTAAACATTCGCGCACGGAAATTGTTGCTCAAAATATGATTATGCTAGATACTAAGGGTGGTAATAATTCAAACCGACCTTCAGCCCCAGTTGATTCTACTCCAAGAGAAGAAGAAATTAATGTTGAAGAAATTCCATTTTAA
- a CDS encoding DNA translocase FtsK 4TM domain-containing protein translates to MVKKKKTGIKNKKSKQKRQNDFIQDFTLGQEIWQGILVIFLFMTGLISLLALINQGGRAGIYIDAFLRLILGWGAWMVPMVLIGVSLLLLKKTHLKPHNYLGLLIFILAMSGILESFIQYERMQSLLNEGMGGGYLGFFAVYPLRQISSLWVTLAVFIGLLIVSILVIFNISLHELLDRIKYSWYGFNQLWQRFKIDRQVDQEEKIYQQQKQINQENNQADVIQTDNADSLSEKSKNILQETVQVLTRKERKYPKKDFYFSIDLLDNLNEKALSKGDVEANKIIIKRTLGNFNIDVEMGDFKVGPTVTQYTLRPSEGVKLSQITTLHNDLALALAAHPIRIEAPIPGKSLVGIEVPNQDVARVGLREILENDDFKYRKSNLTICLGKDVAGHPWTANLAKMPHLLVAGATGTGKTVCLNTIILSLLYQNSPDDLKLILVDPKRVELVDYNDIPYLITPVITNVEKTVNALKWAILEMERRFEKLAQARKRDIESYNNDNEEKMPYIVIVIDELADLMAAAGVEVEACIIRLAQMARAVGIHLIMATQRPSVDVITGLIKANVTSRIALSVASKVDSRTILDTSGAEKLLGRGDMLYLSAELSNPKRLQGAYISDLEIKKIVNSLKEKGDPDYIEEVVERPNQTSSYLPGENDQSDDLLPQAKEVVIQAQKASASLLQRRLRVGYARAARLLDLLEEESVIGPPMGSKPRDVLIGKEEMDGYLAADEYIANHQDENIEETEEDDGEEYYEE, encoded by the coding sequence ATGGTAAAAAAGAAAAAAACAGGAATTAAAAACAAAAAGAGTAAGCAAAAACGCCAAAATGATTTTATTCAAGATTTTACTTTGGGTCAAGAAATTTGGCAGGGTATTTTGGTTATATTTTTGTTTATGACGGGCCTAATTAGTTTATTAGCCTTAATTAATCAAGGTGGCCGAGCCGGAATTTATATCGACGCTTTTTTAAGATTAATTTTGGGCTGGGGAGCCTGGATGGTCCCAATGGTTTTAATCGGCGTTTCATTGTTATTATTAAAGAAAACGCACTTGAAACCGCATAATTATTTGGGTTTACTGATTTTTATATTAGCCATGAGTGGAATTTTAGAATCTTTCATCCAATATGAACGTATGCAATCTTTATTAAATGAAGGTATGGGTGGTGGCTATTTGGGATTTTTTGCAGTTTATCCATTGCGTCAAATTAGCAGTTTGTGGGTGACTTTGGCGGTTTTTATCGGCCTGTTAATAGTTTCTATTTTAGTTATTTTCAATATATCTTTGCATGAGTTATTGGATAGAATTAAATATAGTTGGTATGGATTTAATCAGCTTTGGCAAAGATTTAAAATTGATCGGCAGGTTGATCAAGAAGAAAAAATTTATCAGCAACAGAAACAAATTAATCAAGAAAATAATCAGGCCGATGTTATTCAAACCGACAACGCAGATTCGTTATCGGAAAAATCTAAAAATATTTTACAAGAAACAGTTCAAGTTTTAACTCGCAAAGAACGTAAATATCCTAAAAAAGATTTTTATTTTTCGATCGATCTTTTAGATAATTTAAATGAAAAAGCTTTAAGTAAGGGAGATGTAGAAGCTAATAAAATTATTATTAAACGGACCTTGGGTAATTTTAACATTGACGTAGAAATGGGTGATTTTAAAGTTGGACCGACAGTTACTCAATATACTTTGCGACCATCTGAAGGGGTAAAATTATCTCAAATTACAACCTTACACAATGATTTAGCCTTGGCTTTAGCTGCTCATCCAATTAGAATTGAAGCACCAATTCCTGGCAAATCACTCGTGGGCATTGAAGTCCCCAATCAAGATGTCGCGCGCGTAGGCTTGCGTGAAATTTTAGAAAATGATGATTTTAAATATCGTAAATCCAACTTAACTATTTGTTTGGGTAAGGATGTGGCTGGCCACCCTTGGACGGCTAATTTAGCTAAAATGCCACATTTATTAGTCGCTGGGGCGACAGGTACAGGTAAAACCGTATGTTTAAATACTATTATTTTAAGCTTGCTTTATCAAAATTCACCCGATGATTTAAAATTAATTTTAGTTGATCCTAAGCGTGTAGAACTGGTTGATTATAATGATATTCCTTATTTAATTACGCCGGTGATTACCAATGTTGAAAAAACAGTTAATGCTTTAAAATGGGCGATTTTGGAAATGGAACGCCGGTTTGAAAAATTAGCTCAAGCCCGTAAACGAGATATTGAAAGTTATAACAATGACAATGAAGAAAAAATGCCCTACATTGTAATTGTGATTGATGAGTTGGCCGATTTAATGGCGGCCGCTGGCGTGGAAGTCGAAGCTTGCATTATTCGCTTGGCTCAAATGGCTCGAGCGGTTGGTATTCATTTAATCATGGCCACTCAGCGTCCGTCAGTAGACGTTATTACTGGTTTAATTAAAGCCAACGTAACGTCAAGAATTGCTCTATCGGTAGCTTCAAAAGTTGATTCCAGAACAATTTTAGACACTTCTGGCGCTGAAAAATTATTGGGCCGAGGCGATATGTTATATTTATCAGCTGAATTATCCAATCCTAAACGTTTACAAGGTGCTTATATTAGTGATTTAGAAATTAAAAAGATAGTCAACTCTTTAAAAGAAAAAGGTGACCCGGATTATATTGAAGAAGTAGTTGAACGACCCAATCAAACATCATCTTATTTGCCCGGAGAAAATGATCAAAGCGATGATTTGTTGCCACAGGCCAAGGAAGTGGTCATTCAAGCTCAAAAAGCCTCAGCTTCATTATTACAACGACGATTAAGGGTTGGTTATGCTCGAGCTGCACGTTTATTAGATTTGCTAGAAGAAGAAAGTGTTATTGGTCCGCCGATGGGCTCAAAGCCACGAGACGTTTTAATTGGCAAAGAAGAGATGGATGGATATTTAGCAGCTGACGAATATATAGCTAATCATCAAGATGAAAATATAGAAGAGACAGAGGAGGATGACGGAGAAGAATATTATGAAGAATAA
- the rpsF gene encoding 30S ribosomal protein S6 has translation MLYHLVYLIASSYPQEKINQISDQIDKLIQDHQGEIIKKVNLGEKHLAYPIQGVANGYYTSNFIKLEVEQVKSLEKKLKEQGEILRFLITKWSGEVPGDKKEKALEETKDISKSQTDLNTNTPEQPEPIAETTEATEIVLDEDSPSQDNKPVKKNNKKEDKKNLDDTPLDELLDI, from the coding sequence ATGCTTTATCATTTAGTTTACCTTATTGCGAGTTCTTATCCGCAGGAAAAAATTAATCAAATTTCTGACCAAATTGATAAATTAATTCAAGACCATCAGGGTGAAATAATTAAAAAAGTCAATTTAGGAGAAAAACACTTAGCTTATCCAATTCAAGGTGTAGCTAATGGTTATTATACCTCTAATTTTATTAAATTAGAAGTCGAACAAGTTAAAAGTTTAGAAAAAAAATTAAAAGAGCAAGGTGAAATCCTTAGATTTTTGATTACCAAATGGTCAGGTGAAGTTCCAGGTGATAAAAAAGAAAAAGCCTTAGAAGAAACAAAAGACATCTCCAAGTCTCAAACAGATTTAAATACTAATACGCCAGAGCAGCCAGAACCAATTGCCGAAACTACTGAAGCAACTGAAATTGTTTTAGATGAAGACTCTCCCAGTCAAGACAATAAACCTGTTAAAAAAAATAATAAAAAAGAAGACAAAAAAAATCTTGACGATACTCCCCTTGATGAGTTATTAGATATTTAA
- the rpsR gene encoding 30S ribosomal protein S18, translated as MFRKSKSKSAKNSQGCYFCLNNAEEIDYTNVDEIRRFTSPYARILPRRKTGICAKHQRKFSQAVKRARFMALLPFIKR; from the coding sequence ATGTTTAGAAAATCAAAGTCAAAATCTGCTAAAAATTCACAAGGGTGTTATTTTTGTTTAAATAACGCTGAAGAAATTGACTATACCAACGTTGATGAAATTCGTCGTTTTACTTCACCTTATGCTAGAATTTTACCTCGTCGTAAAACTGGTATCTGTGCTAAACACCAACGTAAATTTAGCCAAGCCGTTAAACGCGCACGTTTTATGGCTTTATTACCCTTTATTAAAAGATAA
- a CDS encoding RecX family transcriptional regulator, which produces MPQITKIEEQKKRQTRFNVFVDDEFCCGVSEQTLIDTGIYQGQKISADELQKLINKEQESKALNKAFLWLRIRPRSQAEIIQKLKIKEFDNQVIEKILKRLIDLNLIDDKEFCRKWIEDRKLNSPRGRFLIQQELYRKGIDHKLIEQSLKKYYSSDEELNLATVLAQKKIARLKPQDKSKHYQKLTSYLAQRGFGWEIIQSVWDKIKS; this is translated from the coding sequence ATGCCACAAATAACTAAAATCGAAGAACAAAAAAAAAGACAGACTCGTTTTAATGTTTTTGTGGATGATGAGTTTTGTTGTGGCGTTTCAGAACAGACTTTAATTGATACGGGTATTTATCAGGGGCAAAAAATTTCAGCTGATGAATTACAAAAATTAATCAATAAAGAACAAGAGTCTAAGGCTTTAAATAAAGCTTTTTTATGGCTAAGAATTAGACCAAGAAGTCAAGCTGAAATTATTCAAAAGTTAAAAATAAAAGAATTTGATAATCAAGTTATAGAAAAAATTTTAAAGCGTTTAATTGATTTAAATTTAATAGATGACAAGGAGTTTTGCCGTAAATGGATTGAAGACCGTAAATTAAATTCACCGCGCGGTCGGTTTTTAATTCAACAAGAGCTTTATCGTAAAGGCATTGATCATAAGCTAATAGAACAAAGTTTAAAAAAATATTATTCAAGTGATGAAGAGTTAAATTTAGCTACGGTTTTAGCTCAAAAAAAAATAGCTCGACTTAAGCCACAAGATAAATCAAAACATTATCAAAAATTAACTAGTTATTTAGCTCAACGCGGTTTTGGTTGGGAAATTATTCAAAGCGTTTGGGATAAAATTAAATCATAG
- the ychF gene encoding redox-regulated ATPase YchF has translation MSLSLGIVGLPNVGKSTLFKALTKKQIDIANYPFCTIEPNVGIVEVPDVRLQKLSQISQSTQTIPAVVEFVDIAGLVEGANKGEGLGNKFLANIREVDAIVHVVRHFTDPNVIHVNGKIEPTHDIEIINTELILKDLETLTKRQQDLARKAKGQIDKLENQQLNVINKILPAVEQGQLIEKIELNLEEKKALRDLNLLTIKPIIYVVNVDEQNVNQKITLPNIEAEKTLVISAKIEAELSELNIEEKQAYLQEIGLQQSGLDKLITTGYQILNLITFFTSGPKETRAWTVEKNSTAPQAAGKIHTDFEANFIRAEICHWQDFVNYGEQGCKDKGLMRLEGKDYIFQDGDTVYFRVGK, from the coding sequence ATGTCATTAAGTTTAGGTATTGTGGGCCTGCCCAATGTCGGTAAATCTACACTATTTAAAGCCCTAACCAAAAAACAAATTGATATTGCCAATTATCCGTTCTGCACCATTGAACCCAATGTTGGCATTGTCGAAGTGCCTGATGTGCGCTTGCAAAAATTAAGCCAAATATCTCAATCAACTCAAACCATTCCAGCTGTGGTGGAATTTGTTGATATTGCCGGCTTAGTTGAAGGTGCTAATAAGGGCGAGGGTTTAGGTAATAAATTTTTAGCTAATATTCGTGAAGTTGATGCGATTGTGCATGTCGTCCGTCATTTTACTGATCCGAATGTTATTCATGTTAACGGAAAAATTGAGCCCACGCATGACATTGAAATTATTAACACTGAATTAATTTTGAAAGATTTAGAAACTTTAACTAAACGTCAACAAGATTTAGCTCGTAAAGCCAAAGGTCAAATCGATAAACTTGAAAATCAACAATTAAATGTTATTAATAAAATTTTACCAGCAGTTGAACAAGGACAATTAATCGAAAAAATTGAATTAAATTTGGAAGAAAAAAAAGCTTTGCGTGATTTAAATTTATTAACTATCAAACCGATCATTTATGTTGTTAATGTTGATGAGCAAAATGTTAATCAAAAAATCACTTTACCCAACATTGAAGCTGAAAAAACTTTAGTTATCTCGGCTAAAATTGAAGCCGAACTATCAGAATTAAACATCGAAGAGAAACAAGCTTATTTACAAGAAATTGGCTTACAGCAAAGCGGCCTAGATAAACTTATTACCACTGGTTATCAAATTTTAAATTTAATTACTTTTTTTACTTCTGGCCCTAAAGAGACTCGCGCCTGGACAGTTGAAAAAAATTCTACCGCTCCTCAAGCCGCCGGAAAAATCCATACTGACTTTGAAGCTAATTTTATCCGTGCTGAAATTTGTCATTGGCAAGATTTTGTTAATTATGGCGAACAAGGTTGTAAAGATAAAGGCTTAATGCGTCTAGAAGGCAAAGACTATATCTTTCAAGACGGTGATACTGTTTATTTTAGAGTTGGAAAATAA
- a CDS encoding helix-turn-helix domain-containing protein, with protein sequence MQHKFTVKKIKVDKSVGDLLTQARFDLELSIEKISQKINISEEYLMALENGDYFKLPGEVYTRNWLKKYAQFLGLAVDKMMKLYDQERGLQQVMFNQFKKIPKFKIDIHWTPQLMRNLALALVVVLVLGYILVSAVEADQTPKLAITNLIQDEIQTAEEKIQIIGQTEKNILVFVNDQPVRADSDGNFTCNLNLSLGTNLIQASVVSDNGKHNQIFKKIIRLD encoded by the coding sequence ATGCAACACAAATTTACAGTTAAAAAAATAAAAGTTGATAAAAGTGTTGGTGATTTATTAACTCAGGCGCGTTTTGATTTAGAATTATCGATTGAAAAAATCAGTCAAAAAATTAATATTTCAGAAGAGTATTTAATGGCCCTAGAAAATGGTGATTATTTTAAATTACCTGGCGAGGTTTATACACGTAATTGGTTAAAAAAATATGCTCAGTTTTTAGGCCTGGCAGTAGATAAAATGATGAAATTATATGATCAAGAAAGGGGTTTACAGCAAGTCATGTTTAATCAATTTAAAAAAATCCCCAAATTTAAAATTGATATTCATTGGACGCCACAATTGATGCGTAATTTAGCTTTAGCTTTAGTTGTTGTGTTAGTTTTGGGCTATATTTTAGTTTCAGCTGTTGAGGCCGATCAAACACCTAAATTAGCTATTACTAATTTAATTCAAGATGAAATTCAAACAGCCGAAGAAAAGATTCAAATCATTGGTCAGACAGAAAAAAATATATTAGTTTTTGTTAATGATCAACCAGTTAGAGCTGACAGTGATGGTAATTTTACTTGTAATTTAAATTTAAGTTTGGGGACAAATTTAATTCAAGCGAGTGTGGTTAGTGATAATGGTAAACATAATCAAATTTTTAAAAAAATTATCAGATTAGATTAA
- a CDS encoding methyltransferase domain-containing protein, with protein sequence MYFFELGNTPTLSVAEILQVLNQAKIEYKLVNLSTDILILDLKQSILPDKLIQQLGGCVKIGQIISKAIEFKSADLAKIIQQHIKNQSNKIYFGLSNYSATKLDLKKIGLEIKNQLKNQNLNSRFVASTQPILSSVIVKKNKLVSLRGIELCFLNNNYLGQTLAIQDFVEYGYRDFQRPERDMISGVMPPKLAKMMINLANLETDQTLLDPFCGCGTILQEAVVLGYKKVMGCDVDFQAIDKAQENLKWLIQKFNFNFDLDENIFQCDVRELNSKIKDNLIDAIVTEPYLGPTRQRYDLEKLIIELEELYLVAFKEFKQVLKPGGKIVMVWPIFTLGKQEFKLNILDQVTELDFKQLDLLPQEFKQKKDMKITSRGSIIYSRRGKGVLREILMFKK encoded by the coding sequence ATGTATTTTTTTGAATTAGGCAATACGCCGACCTTGTCGGTAGCTGAAATTTTACAGGTTTTAAATCAAGCCAAAATTGAATATAAGCTAGTTAATTTATCAACAGATATTTTAATTTTAGATTTAAAGCAATCAATTTTGCCGGACAAATTAATTCAACAACTAGGCGGTTGTGTTAAAATAGGACAAATTATTTCTAAGGCGATTGAATTTAAATCTGCCGATCTGGCTAAAATTATTCAACAGCATATTAAAAATCAAAGTAACAAAATTTATTTTGGTTTAAGTAATTACAGTGCAACTAAGCTAGATTTAAAAAAAATAGGTTTGGAAATTAAAAATCAGCTCAAAAACCAAAATTTAAATAGTCGCTTTGTGGCTAGTACACAACCAATTTTATCTTCAGTTATTGTTAAAAAAAATAAGTTAGTCAGTTTACGCGGTATAGAATTGTGTTTTTTAAATAATAATTATCTTGGTCAAACTTTGGCAATTCAAGATTTTGTTGAATACGGCTATCGTGATTTTCAACGACCAGAACGCGATATGATTTCAGGCGTTATGCCTCCCAAATTAGCCAAAATGATGATTAATTTAGCAAATTTAGAAACAGATCAGACTTTATTAGATCCATTTTGTGGTTGCGGTACAATTTTGCAAGAAGCTGTAGTTTTAGGCTATAAAAAAGTGATGGGTTGTGATGTGGATTTTCAAGCTATTGATAAAGCTCAGGAGAATTTAAAATGGTTGATCCAAAAATTTAATTTTAATTTTGATTTAGATGAAAATATTTTTCAGTGTGATGTTAGAGAATTAAATTCTAAAATTAAAGATAATTTAATAGACGCAATTGTGACTGAACCATATTTAGGGCCAACTCGCCAGCGTTACGATTTAGAAAAGCTAATCATAGAATTAGAAGAATTATATTTAGTTGCTTTTAAGGAATTTAAACAAGTTTTAAAACCGGGTGGGAAGATAGTGATGGTCTGGCCGATTTTTACTTTAGGAAAACAAGAATTTAAATTAAATATTTTAGATCAAGTTACGGAATTAGATTTTAAGCAGCTAGACTTATTGCCACAGGAATTTAAACAAAAGAAAGATATGAAAATTACCTCACGTGGTTCAATAATTTATTCACGGCGGGGCAAGGGAGTGTTGCGCGAGATATTGATGTTTAAAAAATAG
- the efp gene encoding elongation factor P, whose protein sequence is MLLSLNAVRKGHIIILDGQPYLVLNTQHSHMGRGKATLRLKIKSLIDGKVLDRGFSGNDKLEQADVTTNKASFLYKDETDAYFMDVQSYEQFSISLDQVEDKINFLTEGTEINIVIFENKPIDIVLPPKISLKVVEAAPGVRGDTAQGSVSKPVTLETGLIINAPLFVKTGDTIKVNTETGEYVERV, encoded by the coding sequence ATGTTACTCTCACTTAATGCGGTTCGTAAGGGTCACATCATTATCCTGGATGGTCAGCCCTATTTAGTTTTAAATACTCAACACTCCCACATGGGACGTGGTAAGGCGACTTTAAGATTGAAGATTAAGAGTTTAATCGATGGTAAAGTTTTAGATCGAGGCTTTAGTGGCAATGATAAACTCGAGCAAGCTGATGTTACTACTAATAAAGCTAGTTTTTTGTATAAAGATGAAACTGATGCTTATTTTATGGACGTTCAATCTTACGAACAATTTTCAATTAGCTTAGATCAGGTTGAAGATAAAATTAATTTTTTAACCGAGGGCACAGAAATTAATATAGTTATTTTTGAAAATAAACCTATTGATATTGTCTTACCGCCAAAAATTAGTCTGAAAGTAGTTGAAGCAGCTCCAGGTGTGCGTGGCGATACTGCTCAGGGTAGTGTTAGTAAACCAGTGACTTTAGAAACTGGTTTAATTATCAATGCCCCACTTTTCGTCAAAACTGGTGATACTATTAAAGTCAACACTGAAACTGGCGAGTATGTCGAAAGGGTGTAA